The following proteins come from a genomic window of Panicum hallii strain FIL2 chromosome 8, PHallii_v3.1, whole genome shotgun sequence:
- the LOC112903295 gene encoding uncharacterized protein LOC112903295 isoform X2 — translation MVTAGEKRKDVPVCEYEAQRNANVLANNMKLKALQLQELGQEVSSSLMTGKKRKVEAVRHQEKRTTTNATIQHNLRTSSRLSAARANVQPGNGSGAPSAHLQARNGPSGDLQPENGSSGASAHLQPRNEELREQEKKKVRGPTTKADIFARQNKPKLKLEINDCGQPCGPSSTEFANFIGALVRTKGFPMAHDDWRKVCPQKKYKLWTDAQLYWDIDNGSFNWFMKTAATKWREFKAELRKVFHDAMEYEELLELRDERVHEEDWKWLIDHWMSPDGAVRSMRGKANRSKKTQNHTSGSKSHARVGFEMCEELGRPARRDELFIKTHTHKNGVPHKGAETTINALKDAVRDHPELVEKSIGEGDAYFHVCGPEKNGYVRVVGLGPTPAELEMPGAKKCTSTRLQMEIEARRQSDKKVEALESCLDNMQQLLEKLLQQQINPSSTPNGSNSSAHVNRPTIGEQLENHHDDMGSRAEDEIDNMHLSDDENLLMTRHSVFFPEEPHHEEGGRDVILYNVVRPYNLPVAKGTMQTTNPSSIVGGTPLGVQYCEVVVNHVFMREAILPRPYGALKSVGDARGRSIAWPHDRIKEDMKSSKLSKGPGPGT, via the exons ATGGTGACTGCAGGAGAAAAAAGAAAGGATGTTCCAGTTTGCGAATATGAAGCACAAAGAAATGCAAATGTCCTAGCCAATAACATGAAGCTCAAAGCTTTGCAGCTTCAAGAGCTTGGACAGGAAGTTTCCTCATCACTTATGACAGGAAAAAAGAGAAAGGTGGAAGCTGTGAGGCATCAAGAAAAGAGGACGACAACTAATGCTACAATTCAGCACAACTTACGAACAAGCTCGAGATTGAGTGCTGCACGGGCTAATGTACAACCAGGGAATGGGAGTGGTGCACCTAGTGCTCATCTACAGGCAAGGAATGGCCCAAGTGGTGATCTACAGCCAGAGAATGGGAGTAGTGGAGCAAGTGCTCATCTACAGCCAAGGAATGAAG AGTTAAGAGAACAAGAGAAGAAAAAAGTTAGAGGGCCAACTACAAAGGCTGACATATTTGCAAGACAAAATAAACCAAAACTCAAACTAGAGATAAATGACTGTGGCCAGCCTTGTGGACCTTCAAGCACTGAATTTGCTAACTTTATTGGTGCACTTGTGAGAACAAAGGGCTTTCCGATGGCACATGATGATTGGAGGAAGGTTTGCCCACAAAAAAAATATAAGCTGTGGACAGATGCTCAG CTCTATTGGGATATAGACAATGGGTCCTTCAACTGGTTTATGAAAACAGCAGCTACAAAATGGAGGGAGTTCAAAGCAGAGTTGAGGAAGGTCTTTCATGATGCTATGGAATACGAAGAACTGCTTGAATTGCGAGACGAAAGAGTGCATGAGGAGGATTGGAAGTGGTTAATTGATCATTGGATGTCTCCAGATGGAGCT GTTCGTTCAATGAGAGGGAAAGCAAATCGGTCAAAGAAGACTCAAAACCATACATCTGGAAGCAAGAGCCATGCACGTGTTGGGTTTGAAATG TGTGAAGAGCTAGGACGTCCAGCACGTAGAGATGAATTGTTTATTAAAACACACACACATAAAAATGGAGTACCTCACAAGGGAGCCGAAACAACAATT AATGCACTGAAAGATGCAGTCAGAGATCATCCTGAACTAGTAGAGAAGAGTATAGGGGAAGGTGATGCCTATTTCCATGTTTGTGGGCCAGAGAAGAATGGATATGTTCGTGTTGTTGGCTTAGGACCAACACCTGCTGAATTGGAGATGCCTGGGGCCAAAAAATGCACATCAACCAGGCTTCAAATGGAAATCGAAGCTCGTCGACAATCTGATAAGAAAGTGGAAGCTTTAGAAAGCTGTTTGGACAATATGCAACAGCTGCTAGAAAAGTTACTTCAGCAGCAAATAAATCCTTCTAGCACTCCAAATGGATCAAACAGTTCCGCTCATGTG AATCGACCTACTATTGGGGAACAACTAGAGAACCATCATGATGATATGGGATCACGTGCTGAGGATGAAATAGATAACATGCACTTGAGTGATGATGAAAACTTGCTCATGACTAGGCACTCTGTTTTTTTTCCAGAGGAACCACATCATGAAGAG GGTGGAAGAGATGTGATCTTGTATAATGTTGTGAGGCCCTATAATCTCCCTGTGGCTAAGGGAACTATGCAAACAACAAACCCATCATCTATAGTGGGGGGCACTCCTCTTGGCGTTCAATACTGTGAGGTAGTTGTCAATCATGTTTTCATGAGAGAAGCTATACTACCTCGCCCTTATGGAGCCTTAAAGTCTGTTGGAGATGCTCGTGGGAGATCCATTGCTTGGCCACATGACAGA ATCAAGGAGGACATGAAGTCTTCAAAGCTGTCAAAAGGTCCAGGTCCTG GTACTTAA
- the LOC112903295 gene encoding uncharacterized protein LOC112903295 isoform X1 — protein sequence MSGQTLMGLLLLRKRGRGKMVTAGEKRKDVPVCEYEAQRNANVLANNMKLKALQLQELGQEVSSSLMTGKKRKVEAVRHQEKRTTTNATIQHNLRTSSRLSAARANVQPGNGSGAPSAHLQARNGPSGDLQPENGSSGASAHLQPRNEELREQEKKKVRGPTTKADIFARQNKPKLKLEINDCGQPCGPSSTEFANFIGALVRTKGFPMAHDDWRKVCPQKKYKLWTDAQLYWDIDNGSFNWFMKTAATKWREFKAELRKVFHDAMEYEELLELRDERVHEEDWKWLIDHWMSPDGAVRSMRGKANRSKKTQNHTSGSKSHARVGFEMCEELGRPARRDELFIKTHTHKNGVPHKGAETTINALKDAVRDHPELVEKSIGEGDAYFHVCGPEKNGYVRVVGLGPTPAELEMPGAKKCTSTRLQMEIEARRQSDKKVEALESCLDNMQQLLEKLLQQQINPSSTPNGSNSSAHVNRPTIGEQLENHHDDMGSRAEDEIDNMHLSDDENLLMTRHSVFFPEEPHHEEGGRDVILYNVVRPYNLPVAKGTMQTTNPSSIVGGTPLGVQYCEVVVNHVFMREAILPRPYGALKSVGDARGRSIAWPHDRIKEDMKSSKLSKGPGPGT from the exons ATGTCAGGACAGACATTGATGGGACTATTGTTGCTGAGAAAAAGAGGAA GAGGAAAGATGGTGACTGCAGGAGAAAAAAGAAAGGATGTTCCAGTTTGCGAATATGAAGCACAAAGAAATGCAAATGTCCTAGCCAATAACATGAAGCTCAAAGCTTTGCAGCTTCAAGAGCTTGGACAGGAAGTTTCCTCATCACTTATGACAGGAAAAAAGAGAAAGGTGGAAGCTGTGAGGCATCAAGAAAAGAGGACGACAACTAATGCTACAATTCAGCACAACTTACGAACAAGCTCGAGATTGAGTGCTGCACGGGCTAATGTACAACCAGGGAATGGGAGTGGTGCACCTAGTGCTCATCTACAGGCAAGGAATGGCCCAAGTGGTGATCTACAGCCAGAGAATGGGAGTAGTGGAGCAAGTGCTCATCTACAGCCAAGGAATGAAG AGTTAAGAGAACAAGAGAAGAAAAAAGTTAGAGGGCCAACTACAAAGGCTGACATATTTGCAAGACAAAATAAACCAAAACTCAAACTAGAGATAAATGACTGTGGCCAGCCTTGTGGACCTTCAAGCACTGAATTTGCTAACTTTATTGGTGCACTTGTGAGAACAAAGGGCTTTCCGATGGCACATGATGATTGGAGGAAGGTTTGCCCACAAAAAAAATATAAGCTGTGGACAGATGCTCAG CTCTATTGGGATATAGACAATGGGTCCTTCAACTGGTTTATGAAAACAGCAGCTACAAAATGGAGGGAGTTCAAAGCAGAGTTGAGGAAGGTCTTTCATGATGCTATGGAATACGAAGAACTGCTTGAATTGCGAGACGAAAGAGTGCATGAGGAGGATTGGAAGTGGTTAATTGATCATTGGATGTCTCCAGATGGAGCT GTTCGTTCAATGAGAGGGAAAGCAAATCGGTCAAAGAAGACTCAAAACCATACATCTGGAAGCAAGAGCCATGCACGTGTTGGGTTTGAAATG TGTGAAGAGCTAGGACGTCCAGCACGTAGAGATGAATTGTTTATTAAAACACACACACATAAAAATGGAGTACCTCACAAGGGAGCCGAAACAACAATT AATGCACTGAAAGATGCAGTCAGAGATCATCCTGAACTAGTAGAGAAGAGTATAGGGGAAGGTGATGCCTATTTCCATGTTTGTGGGCCAGAGAAGAATGGATATGTTCGTGTTGTTGGCTTAGGACCAACACCTGCTGAATTGGAGATGCCTGGGGCCAAAAAATGCACATCAACCAGGCTTCAAATGGAAATCGAAGCTCGTCGACAATCTGATAAGAAAGTGGAAGCTTTAGAAAGCTGTTTGGACAATATGCAACAGCTGCTAGAAAAGTTACTTCAGCAGCAAATAAATCCTTCTAGCACTCCAAATGGATCAAACAGTTCCGCTCATGTG AATCGACCTACTATTGGGGAACAACTAGAGAACCATCATGATGATATGGGATCACGTGCTGAGGATGAAATAGATAACATGCACTTGAGTGATGATGAAAACTTGCTCATGACTAGGCACTCTGTTTTTTTTCCAGAGGAACCACATCATGAAGAG GGTGGAAGAGATGTGATCTTGTATAATGTTGTGAGGCCCTATAATCTCCCTGTGGCTAAGGGAACTATGCAAACAACAAACCCATCATCTATAGTGGGGGGCACTCCTCTTGGCGTTCAATACTGTGAGGTAGTTGTCAATCATGTTTTCATGAGAGAAGCTATACTACCTCGCCCTTATGGAGCCTTAAAGTCTGTTGGAGATGCTCGTGGGAGATCCATTGCTTGGCCACATGACAGA ATCAAGGAGGACATGAAGTCTTCAAAGCTGTCAAAAGGTCCAGGTCCTG GTACTTAA